One part of the Prosthecodimorpha staleyi genome encodes these proteins:
- a CDS encoding GNAT family N-acetyltransferase has protein sequence MIVYDTEAAADAVAREALLDRVMGQARFTKTSARFRDGRRPAAGLSLVARDGDAVVGTVRLWHAAVFGRGDVRPVLLLGPLAVDPSRRARGIGAGLMRLAIAKAAAAGHAAVILVGDPTYYERFGFSAAATGAMRLPGPFEQHRLLALELEPGALAGAAGLVLPTGAPAERVETVEAVFGTAPVADALRQAG, from the coding sequence ATGATCGTCTACGACACCGAGGCGGCGGCCGATGCGGTCGCGCGCGAGGCCCTGCTCGACCGCGTGATGGGCCAGGCCCGCTTCACCAAGACCTCGGCCCGTTTTCGCGACGGCCGCCGTCCGGCCGCCGGCCTGTCGCTGGTCGCGCGCGACGGCGACGCGGTCGTCGGCACCGTGCGCCTGTGGCATGCGGCCGTGTTCGGGCGGGGCGATGTGCGTCCGGTGCTGCTGCTCGGCCCGCTTGCGGTCGATCCGTCGCGCCGCGCCCGCGGCATCGGCGCCGGACTGATGCGGCTGGCCATCGCCAAGGCGGCCGCGGCCGGCCATGCGGCGGTGATCCTGGTCGGCGATCCGACCTATTACGAGCGCTTCGGCTTTTCGGCGGCGGCGACCGGAGCGATGCGCCTGCCGGGTCCCTTCGAGCAGCATCGTCTGCTGGCGCTGGAACTCGAGCCCGGCGCGCTCGCCGGTGCGGCCGGCCTCGTCCTGCCGACGGGCGCCCCGGCCGAACGGGTCGAGACCGTCGAGGCCGTCTTCGGCACAGCACCGGTCGCGGACGCACTGCGGCAGGCCGGCTGA
- a CDS encoding LysR family transcriptional regulator — MDTVTRMQAFIAVVEAGGFSAAARRTAKSKALISKYVKDLEDELGVRLLNRTTRQLSLTEVGQAYFREAGEILQRIDDLADSVRDTHREPRGLLRISAPRSFGDAELGHAIMEFLVAQPQIAVDLRLDDRFVDLVEEAFDVAIRITELTDSSLIARRLADFRSVLTASPAFLAERARPQVPSDLIGQPGIIDTNYRGRHNWAFRDGEERVVIPMAPRIEVNSPEVARLAALRGLGYARLPWFTAREALADGRLVALLEDYEPRSTAIYAVYPHRRHLSGKVRVFVDFLVGWFDSCRQKGFSATPPPARVAALVPSS, encoded by the coding sequence TTGGATACCGTCACGCGCATGCAGGCCTTCATCGCGGTGGTCGAGGCCGGCGGCTTTTCCGCCGCCGCCCGCCGCACCGCCAAGTCGAAGGCGCTGATCTCCAAATATGTGAAGGATCTCGAAGACGAGCTCGGCGTCCGCCTGCTCAACCGCACGACCCGACAATTGTCCCTGACCGAGGTCGGCCAGGCCTATTTCCGCGAAGCCGGCGAGATTTTGCAGCGGATCGACGATCTCGCCGACAGCGTGCGCGACACCCATCGCGAACCGCGCGGCCTCCTCAGAATCTCCGCGCCGCGCAGCTTCGGCGATGCCGAACTCGGCCACGCGATCATGGAGTTCCTTGTCGCCCAGCCGCAGATCGCGGTCGACCTGCGCCTCGACGACCGCTTCGTCGATCTGGTCGAGGAGGCCTTCGATGTCGCCATCCGCATCACCGAACTGACCGATTCCAGCCTGATCGCCCGCCGGCTCGCGGATTTTCGCAGCGTGCTGACCGCCTCGCCGGCCTTCCTGGCGGAACGGGCGCGGCCGCAAGTGCCGTCCGACCTGATCGGCCAGCCCGGCATCATCGACACCAACTATCGCGGCCGGCACAATTGGGCCTTCCGGGACGGCGAGGAACGGGTCGTCATTCCGATGGCGCCGCGGATCGAGGTCAACAGCCCCGAGGTCGCCCGTCTGGCCGCGCTGAGGGGCCTCGGCTATGCACGGCTGCCCTGGTTCACGGCGCGCGAGGCCTTGGCCGACGGCCGTCTCGTCGCCCTGCTCGAAGACTACGAGCCGCGCTCGACCGCGATCTACGCGGTCTATCCGCACCGCCGGCATCTGTCCGGCAAGGTCCGCGTATTCGTCGATTTCCTGGTCGGCTGGTTCGACAGTTGCCGCCAGAAAGGCTTCTCGGCCACGCCGCCGCCGGCGCGCGTTGCCGCTCTGGTGCCATCTTCGTGA
- a CDS encoding type III PLP-dependent enzyme — MTARIREFLRTRRPEGPCLVVDLDVVREKYLSFARAMPDTRVFYAVKANPAPDVLSLLADLGSCFDCASIPEIEMALAAGATPDRISFGNTIKKERDVARAHQIGIRLFAVDCEAEVEKIARSAPGARVFCRILSDGADAEWPLSRKFGCDPEMAPAVLEHAHRLGLEAYGVSFHVGSQQRNTEAWDGALASAASIFREMAERGITLKMVNMGGGFPTKYLRQVPEVGAYGQSITSAIRKHFGNRLPETIIEPGRGMVGGAGVIKAEVVLISKKSVKDDVRWVYLDIGKFGGLAETMDEAIRYPILTERDADEKTPCVIAGPTCDSVDVLYEKTPYDLPVSLAIGDEVLIEGTGAYTTTYSAVAFNGFAPLKAYVI; from the coding sequence ATGACCGCTCGTATTCGTGAATTCCTGCGCACCCGCCGTCCCGAGGGTCCCTGCCTGGTGGTCGACCTCGACGTCGTGCGCGAAAAGTACCTGTCCTTCGCCCGCGCCATGCCGGACACCCGCGTCTTCTATGCGGTCAAGGCCAACCCGGCGCCGGATGTGCTGTCGCTGCTCGCCGATCTCGGCTCGTGCTTCGACTGCGCCTCGATCCCCGAGATCGAGATGGCGCTCGCCGCCGGCGCGACCCCGGACCGCATCTCCTTCGGCAACACGATCAAGAAGGAGCGCGACGTGGCGCGCGCCCATCAGATCGGTATCCGCCTGTTCGCGGTCGATTGCGAGGCCGAGGTCGAGAAGATCGCCCGGTCGGCGCCCGGCGCCCGCGTCTTCTGCCGCATCCTGTCGGATGGGGCCGATGCCGAGTGGCCGCTGTCGCGCAAGTTCGGCTGCGATCCGGAGATGGCGCCGGCCGTGCTTGAGCATGCGCATCGTCTGGGCCTGGAAGCCTATGGCGTGTCGTTCCATGTCGGTTCGCAGCAGCGCAACACCGAGGCCTGGGACGGCGCCCTGGCGTCGGCCGCGTCGATCTTCCGCGAGATGGCCGAGCGCGGCATCACGCTGAAGATGGTCAACATGGGCGGCGGCTTCCCGACCAAGTATCTGCGTCAGGTGCCGGAGGTCGGCGCCTACGGCCAGTCGATCACCTCGGCGATCCGCAAGCATTTCGGCAACCGCCTTCCGGAGACGATCATCGAGCCGGGTCGCGGCATGGTCGGCGGCGCGGGCGTGATCAAGGCCGAGGTGGTGCTGATCTCGAAGAAGTCGGTCAAGGACGACGTGCGCTGGGTCTATCTCGACATCGGCAAGTTCGGCGGTCTCGCCGAAACCATGGACGAGGCGATCCGCTATCCGATCCTGACCGAGCGCGACGCGGACGAAAAGACGCCCTGCGTGATCGCCGGCCCGACCTGCGATTCGGTCGACGTGCTCTACGAGAAGACCCCCTACGATCTGCCGGTCTCGCTGGCGATCGGCGACGAGGTCCTGATCGAAGGCACCGGCGCCTATACGACGACCTACTCGGCCGTCGCCTTCAACGGCTTCGCGCCGCTCAAGGCCTACGTGATCTGA
- a CDS encoding DoxX family protein — MNRLDPAYGALALRLALGVMALSHGLLKVLVFTIPGTVGYFGSLGLPAVAAYATIALEVGGGLALIVGVLVRPIAALYVPLMLGAAIFGHGGNGWVFSAPNGGWEYPVFLAVASLAQVFLGAGAFALLPEAGRKPAFA, encoded by the coding sequence ATGAACCGTCTCGATCCCGCCTACGGCGCCCTCGCGCTGCGTCTCGCCCTTGGTGTGATGGCCCTTTCCCACGGCCTGCTCAAGGTTCTCGTCTTCACGATTCCGGGTACGGTCGGCTATTTCGGCAGCCTCGGCCTGCCGGCCGTGGCCGCCTATGCGACCATCGCGCTCGAGGTCGGCGGCGGCCTCGCCCTGATCGTCGGCGTCCTGGTCCGCCCGATCGCCGCCCTCTATGTCCCGCTGATGCTCGGCGCGGCCATCTTCGGCCATGGCGGCAACGGCTGGGTCTTCTCCGCCCCGAACGGCGGCTGGGAATATCCGGTGTTCCTGGCGGTCGCCTCGCTGGCGCAGGTCTTCCTCGGCGCCGGCGCCTTTGCGCTGCTGCCCGAAGCCGGCCGCAAGCCCGCCTTCGCCTGA